The Scophthalmus maximus strain ysfricsl-2021 chromosome 14, ASM2237912v1, whole genome shotgun sequence region ACACAAAAGGCTCAACACTGCTACGCTGCCAATTTCTGATATGTGCAGCACGGACAGGGACTCACAAGCCCCGGTGGATGAACACAAAGAATCCCGTCACAACAGATCGTGCAGAGGCGGACAAAGCAAAGAGAGAGCAGTACCTCCGGTGGAAAAGGAAGAggccgcaaaaaaaaagaggagtccGTTGTAAGGACCAACCGCAATGTCTCGGAGACCAGTGATGAAACGGGTTGCCGAACACAGGCTACTTCTTCAGTACAGACACCTTAGGTGTGCTATCGCTTATCTCAAATGCAGATTAAAGCTACTGTAATCAAATGCAGATGCCAAACACGATGATTGTTGTGGAGGATTTGCGCGAACCACGACAAAACGACAGCTGTTTCCGAGACAAAGAGTGGATTGCGGCCGTGAGAACGAAGAAAGGGCAAGATGTCAGTTGAAAACCCTCTGGAATGGCTACTGACACCTCAACTGAGATGCTGTGATAAACCATCACACTAAGATTCTGAGGGCTTTAATATACTGCTATTCAGGACCATTACAGGGCTTAAGTGACATCATCTTATTCTTTCCCTtattccttctctccctctcccacactTTCACAATCACAATCATGTAAATGGGGCAACAATGCGTGTGGTATTTTTGAATTTTCAGGTTTGAAATAGGTTTTGAGAGGAGGCCTCGGTCGCCCAGTGGAACTCTCCTCCTAATGCAGAGGTCTCCGGAGGTTCATTGAGGCTTATTCAGAGTGACTGGGTGTTTTTCAACTCTTTGGCGTCTCCCTGGAAACGGAGAGAGGGGTTAGCGGtaccgtccccccccccccccccccccgccaggtCACAGAGCTACAGGCGGTTTACTACTCCTCAGATTATCCCAACCCCAGCCTGTGTGTCTCTGGTGATTCGCCCGTGTTCAGTTCGATTTATGCATGGCgtttattcacacacacctgcagacgTCTTGAAAGAAAAGGCACGGATCCTGAATGGTTCCGGTTTAAAAGTAGCTGTAAGGAGGGGATTGAAATAGTAATGGATTCCAGAAAACGTTGTGACCTCTGGTGCAAACGTTGCCTTCGTTGCATGTCGGGTGTCTGAAGATGACAGGAATCAGAGAGGCGAGAGAATGCAGGGGCCGACCATCAAAGTGCCAGGCTTCAAGCCTGGGAAGAGAACCCGGAGACGACTCAGAATGACAATGAGTCGGATTCTCCGCTTGACTTTTTCTTGGAAGCATCTGGCCCAGctctctgacactgacacataGGACCCTTTGCTTCCCTTCAAAGACTCAGTATATCATTTAAGATAGTGTGTCTggtatagatttaaaaaaaaaaaattacatataaGATAAGATTTAGAGTGCCTCACTTTTCCCAGCTGTCATTTTCACTTGCATATTTCTGTATTCCGAAATCCAATCATAGGGTGGTGGACAACAActggacatttttaaatgctgggAATCATGGGACCTTCTTATTGAATGGAATTTAATCACCTTTTTTGTCACATCCACCAGCTGAACACACCGGGGGCTACCATGgaaattatttcaattttttgaaaaagttCTTCTGAGTATTGCACTTGtagttaactttttttcttcagttcagCTCTCCAGAGCCGGTTTGGGAGAAGTCCGGAGACTGTGCATGCTCCTCCATCACCGGAACGCCCCGTCTGGTTCTGCTCTTCAAATGTGGGGGATCATTATGTTGTCGTCGCACGAACATCTGAGCAACCTCTTCCATCCTCCATTATGGCATTAATAATACAGCGGCACTTCCCCCAGGACAGTGTTGTCCTGATAATGCATCGGAGGGTGCGGTAACGCAGGTTGTTCCAACACTGCCTTTAGACAGAGGGCTCTGTGAGAAACTGACAAGCTGGGGCACTAATGTTTGCATTAACTCGAAAGGCTACTTTTACCTCCATTGCTGCAGGAATTATCGaggaaatataatatattttattcagtttttaatgacgctgcactttctcttttttttttttgtttaccttgGGTAGTTTACTGCTTAACATATGTTCCATTTGGGTTCATTTGCTGGACTTAGTGATCTTAACAGCTAAAAGGTTTGACCAGTTGTACTGTATAAAGCAAAAGTGCATCATTGTGATACACACCATTATTTTTTGgtgtttattattaaattgCCAATGTGCTGGAGAATGTTCGAGTGCGGAGTGCCATGCAAAGGCCCAGTCACTTCAATGATGAATGCACGTCACCTCTGAGCAAATGCCACCCTCTAGTGGTATTTTGCAAAACAGTGTGCGCTTCGACAAATCACCAACATACAGCAAACTGCGTGCTGTGAATCAGCACCATGAACAGAGAGCGAGCAGAGGATACGGAGCGAATTGAAATCAGAGTGTATTTCTTCACCACCAAACTGTccaattattcttttttaagtGAATGTCATTTGCAAGCGCCTGAGTTCCCGTGTCCTTGCCGCTGTGTCCGTCACGCTCATGGCTTTGTCGAAGACGTGAGAGCTGGCGGGAGTCAGGCGTCCTGTGGTTTGCAGGCCAACAGGTAGAAATACTTCACCGccacgccgacctctgcctcCGCCGAGGTCACCTGCATCGCGGACATCAGcctggagggaggggagcgTGCAGGGAAAGAGAGCGCGTTATGATACCGTGGAGTGGTtctcttcattttcactgagCTTTGTCACACGTAAACTGCAATGTGTATGTTTACTTTTGGCAAATGTCTTGGGAGAGGTCCGTGGCCTTCTGTGGGTCATCTCTCAGCAGAATCTGGTAACTGGAGAACGACTCCAGCATCCCCATGTAGCTGGACAGAGGCATGGTAcgtctcacccacacacactcctgcctacacacacacatacacacacacacacacgcacacacaaaacatattaGTGAGTGACTTTTTTGTTCCTAAAGTGGACATAGAAAATTACTATTTTCTGTATTCACTGTCATTTGCAGAGCTTCTGTATTGATATGTCCATGTTGTGCACAGACAAAATGGACAGCACAGTGTTTCAGAGGGATTATTTCCAGCACATGCATGAGTTTATTGCAAGATTGAATGACTGAATTGATTTACTGTTAGCACCTTTACATTAGAAACAATTCTGggtctgtataaaaaaaaaggatctttcAAGATTTTAGAACAAAGATAATTCGGCAAACAAAAACTATGACGGCAACTCACCACTCCTTGTCAGGGTAAGGGATCGATTCATATGCCGCCCGGTATAAGTCAATACTGCTGGGACCGAGATGGGGGTTGCGGTATGGTTTTAAGGCTGCGTAAAactggatagatagatagatagatagatagatagattgatggatggatggatggatggacggacggatggatggatagatggatagatagatagattgatagatttaAGTGTATTCAATAACTCCTTCATGTTACATTTTCACTCACAAAATTCTTTTTGAAAAACGGATGCAGCCTAAGTGAACCCAACTGAGGCAACTCCACCACTGCTTTGCCAGAAGATATCCACTAGATGGTGCTGGTGCTCATTTTGATGTGGTTGTGTTGCACGTACTACGCAAGCATTACACAGCAAAATCTGCCTTGTCCATGACTGTGATATTTGGGAAAAGATGTTGAATAGTTTGGGTCATTTCCATCTCCATAGACTTGATCATGTTGACTGTATATGCACAGCGTGACTGATCACGTGTGTTActgacatgtaaaaaaaaacaaaaaaaccctcatttAACAGTGAAGACAATCTAACACTGTAGCCGTCACTGCAGAGGTGGCCGGGTGTGTATCGGTGCACATTCACAATGGTGAACATTCTGACAGTACCTCTTGGGAGACTTGGTtcagtgtgtgcgcgcagcAGTCCCGGTAGCTGAGCTCAATGTCCATGGTGTAGCTGAGCAGAGCCAGGCAGCCCCGGGGCTTCAGGACCCTGTGGGCCTCTTGGAGAAAGCGTGGCCTGTCGAACCAGTGGAATGCGGTCATGGCCGTCACCAGGTCAACCGAGCTGTCGGCAAATGGCAGCTCCTCAGCGACGCACTCTCTACAGACGGAACAGGGGCAACGGACAGTTCAAACTCCTGACAAACATCAGGTGAAAAGACGTGTTTTACATCCCACATTTGACAACTAAAGACAGGTGCGAATATTCAATTCACAGTTGCACTATTGTTTTCTCTTGATCAAAGTTCCCCGAATTGAGCTTGGTGCCTCTGTTGTGATCATGCTCTGCCCGAAATAATTATCGCTCCTTGAAGAATATTGAATGTGATTAAcatgattaataaaaatgtgCTAATGTGTCGTGACTGCTTTAATATAAATTACAAACCAAAAACCAAGTTAATGTAACACCAATGCAATGATTTATTAACTCTGGACAACCTATTGATACTGAGTGCGTTAAACACAGTCTTGTGTTCCATGCTGTGcatataatttcatttattattttgtcttataTAAGATACAGGCGAACAATATAGAGGGATTTTAATCATCCAGTTCGCAGATGACCGACTTTCACCAGACAAGGGTCACATTGTTCTCACATTGGCCAAGGTTCAACAGAGTTGCTTGACAGATTCTCAGTGGAACAAATCATGTGATTTAAATTGTGCTGTTTTTAATCTACGATTTAATCGACGATCAATGTTGGAAAAACATTGACTGGAGCAAGCACCTGGGGGCACGATGCATTCCCTTCGCAAGCTTTTTACACAGGCAACCGTACATACAGGGTTTTAATAATGATACTTTAACTTTTACACAACATCAAAGATCTCTTACTTGGTGTTTTGTGCCGTTGCTTCAtcgtagagctgtgtgcagtgctctttgccccGCTGTCACTCTATCTCGCTCTGTCTTtcactatctctctctttctctctctctctccttctctcacacacacacacacacacacacactgacaatcagcagcaccaggagaaatcccgCCTGCGTCAGTGGCCCGTTAAAACCTCACAAAGGTTTTTTACCGTCCTCTGCAGGGCGACAGGATTCAGCATAAACTCTTGCCGTGAGCGGCATACACACCTCAGTGTGCgctgtgtgcactgtgtgtgcCTCGAACCCTGACGAGCGATCAGCTCCAGAAGTCGATCATCCGGACATAACCTCCCGAGCAATATCcgcaccaagtttggtgaaaatcaaTCCATGTGTtcttgagttattttgtacatacacatacagacaagGGGTGGACACAATACACGCAGGGTGATAATGTCACAAGGGACACAAGAGGCTTTCAgaaagcattaaaaaataaatcattagtGTGCCTAATGTAAAatcttctgacttttttttttttttttttgtaatgttaacTCCTGGTTGGTCAATGCTCACCTGTATGTGATGTTTGCCTGCTGAGCATGCTGCAAAGCCAATTCCAGCTGGGCAGGACTCACATCAGTTCCCACTACGGATGCAAAGTGTTTAGCCAGCAGCAGTGTGCCctgtcctgagccacagcccaCATCCACCGCCAGCTCGAAGGGGCGACCTTTCTGTCAAAACATTGGACACGTTATGCACCATTGCTGTAAATTGAGTCATGACGTCATTCAGCAGAGTTTCACTATCTGTATCCGGTAACCTATATTTCTCTAGGAGATATAACAGACGccatcttcctttctctccttgcACTTACCTGTTTTTCCAGGAATCCAAGGACCTGTTGGATCAGATGATCCGATGGAGAGACCCTGTACTTCAAGTACAAAGCAGCATGCTTCTTGCCTTCAAACAGACGGTAAGCCATTGCTTGATAGTGCCCCTCTGACCGGCTGATCGGTCATAAGTTTCAAAAAGAGAATAGAGCAATAAATCTTATGCTCTGATATTTTGCTGGATAAGATAAGCCAGCATTTACGCTTtctgcaggcaggcagacagacccacacacacacacacacacacacacacactggaaacaaCAGGGTGCCTGGGAACTGGGAGGGCCCATTATTTCCACTGGTGCGTGGTGTTGCTTTACAATGAGTTTATTTAAAGGGACAGCtccaaaacatgtttttctgtgctACCTTCATCCATACAACTTTGCCAAGTGAAACTACTGTAATGATAAATGGAAGTCTAGGCAAAGCTCAAGGGTCTTTGTGAGTGTTCTCCAATTTATTTGGGGTATTTATACAGCAAATCCTTGCTGTTATTGTCGGCAGGCGCCCCTTTGCAATCGGCGCCCCATAATTCATGGGTCATGTGATGGCATGAATGTCTGTCAGAACCAGCAAAACTGTCTGAAGAAGATGTGGGGGAGATCAACACTGTCTTTATGGTTTCAATAGTATTGTAAATTGCCTCATGGTTTTGATCCCAAAATCAGCATAATTCAGGATTATGCAGTTTCCCCAGAATTATGTTAGTTTTTAATTACCATTCTGTTGAAAATCAAGTCAAGCACAAAGCAATTTTGATTATATCAGCTATCAGTACATCACATATGGAAACTTTCCCCATCGCAGCTCACTTAAAGAGTGACTATGTAACTTTTAACTGTGGAAACAAGTGGTAGTTAAAGGATAATGGCCcaatgttgttttgtgtcagtTACTTTAAGAGACATCATCACTTGGTGCTCTGAATGAAAGCAAAAGGAATGGGACACGGAAACAATGCACATACTTATTACACTTTTGTGATAAAACCATTGAAATGTTTGCCTGCAATATGCTGaaaaacagatgagaagagTCACTTACGGGGCAATATCTAGCTGAAGACTGCAAACAATAACTAGCAGTATGAGTTACTGGGCACACCAGGCTATAGCAGCAATACTGCTGATCTAATAAACTTGCACAAGTTCCTGTGTTATTGCAAATTAATTAAACTGATGACCAGTTGGATCTTTGTCTACACTTAGACCCGATTACATTTGCACCTGGTATTAATGTGTCTCCAGTTTCCACATTGCGATCCAATCGCGCTCTCCAGTGCTCGCGTCTTCTTCGTCCCTATTTTGCGCAGGTCcaccaaaacaaccaaaaagatGGCAGCCATCTATGACgtagtgtttttgtgtttgcatgccctgtatatttttgtgtaatgGCTGCCAGCTGCTAAGCCTTTGCTGGTTTGGAACAGATGCACGTGATTATTATTTCCACCCACTTGACCCACTTCCATGTAGTCAAGCTCTACTAGAATGCTATTTGATCaactaaaatgcattttaattccAGGGGCACACGGGGTAATACCTGTTTTACATTAACAATTGTGTGATAGGTCCAAAGGTTTTTCATATAAAACCATTATCAACTgagcatctgttttttttaaactggctCGGATGGATCAAGTGAGTTAGTCTTGAACAGCAGCTAAGAAATTATAATCCAACGTAGAAACAAGTTCCCCATTGTTCTCATGTTGCACTGCATTTCTCAATATTTGCAGTGGCAGCATAAGTATCAGCTTTTAAAATCGTCATCTGCAATGCAATCCAAAAAGGTTGACTCAggtccaacaaaaacaaagtctctTCCACAAAACGTCGCACTCAACAGTCTCGGAGTCTTTCttcacctgctcctctcccctccctgctctctcAATCGGCCTTGTGAGCTGCAGTTGGCTCCTGCCAGCCTGCAGCACATGGGAGTGGTAGTCTTTATTAGGTCGGccattttgttctgttgttttgcaGCCGTCCAGAGGGAATGCAGCGGCCTTCCAACGCCAATTGGCCttttgtgacatcacattcTTTGACAATAACGAATAATCAAATACACTTACTTGCTTTCTGTCCGAGAGTTAAATGAGATACCATAAAATGTCTGTGTGCTCAATTTATAACGCTACAGTCTGTACACCTTTAACTTAGATTAGCAttaagaaaaagggaaaaattcGTGCAACGTTCCtgccaaaagcaaaaaaaacaaaactaccaGCACCTCTGAGGCAAAATTATTAAGGCGTTATATCTAGTTTTTAGTCCCTCAGGTTAGGGCAACTGGCCCTGAAAATGTCCTACCTGTATGTGATGTTGGGGAACCTGGCACAGCTctggcctcctccagctgacaCTCACTGATGTCAATTCCAACCACTTGTTTGTAGTGTGGCGCAAATAGTCGAGAATTCTGGCCTGTTCCACATCCCAGGTCCACTGCCAGCACATGTGGCTGTCTCTCCTGAGGATTTATCAGATAAGGAGTATCTGTTGTAAGTATGATAGATATTTCAGATTGTTCTTTCATGAAGTTTTTGCAAGAAACAAGCACAAGGCCCTATTACAGAGCTCCGTATGCCCTATGATAACAGAGTGTATTGTATATTCACAGTATAGCTGGTCATGGCATACTTTGTTATCCAAGtattgaagaaaaatatttttgagcTCACCTGGAGGCGGTAAGCGATACGGTTGGTGGATGGAGGCGTGGTCCTTCCCCTCAAAGAGCCGGTATGTCATGCTGGTGTTTCTTTTAGTCTTCTCTTTCTGGTCTGTTGTCAGTTGTGCCGTCACAAAGCTCCACTTTCTTTCCTTCAGTCTCTTGTATGCCTTTTTTTGTTACCATACTTTTAGCCTCTTATAGATATTATACACGTTTTACTACTCCCTTATTTTGcatatctttatattttttgctaGATCCTTTGTTTAAGCTGTttcctgaacacacactctgcaccCGTGCCAACGTTGCACACTCATCTCCGTTAGGTCGTTTTAAGACGTAACACGTGGGAAAATAATCACTCGGCTAAACAAAGTAAAGTTACTGAGTAAATAAAGCTGCGGTGTTAAACACTGCAGTACATGTCACGTTTCTCTAGGTTCATGACTCGAATCCAGACACGAGGAAAAGTTTTAGAGTATTTAATACAAAAACTTGTCACCGAATATTGAACAAAAATGGTGGTCGGCTGGtgagcaggcagacagacggacaggtcGAGTCTAGGGCAAAAACAGATCGTCGGTGTCTAGCAAAAAAATCCACAAGAATAAAAGACTCACAGCAGGGAGGagcaatatatacatacatgtacctAGTTAGGgtctttacagtaaaaaaacaaaactgtgataTCGGAAGTAGTCAGTAGGCCTAGTTTTtgcagagagtgagtgagtgagtgagtgagtgagtgagtgagttggtCTTTTCCCACTGGCCATTGGGGCAATATTTCCAGCCAGATTTTACGGTGATTTGCATTATTTTCCAGTGTCATAATAGGTTTTCTGGATGTAtaacggtgtgtgtgtattactaTTCCAGCTTGTTCCTAGCCCCCAAATTATGGGTGCTACTCCCGTTACTGAGCCAGAAACAGCTATTTCCATGGGAACTGTCTTAAACAGTATAGGCTAATGGTTAATCGTATTTCTTGgagtgattttttaaataaaacatgtggGAATATCACATGTTAACAACTCATACAAGACAATCAGGTAATCATTCTTCTGCCTTCTACTATCAAGGGATGGGAGGACGACCTGAATGATTGGCCCCACAAAAcataaattttcatttttagctATAGatgggtaaaaagaaaatatgatatatatattttttagagaATAAATGTCAGATCTTGATTTTTAAAGATCAGGCATATTTAGCGTGCTGGTATTTCCGAGTGAGTACAATTCGGTGCCAATATTGTCACATTTCTTAAAATTGTTTGTTCCGCAactgttatttattgtttttaaccTACAGCTCTCTAAGTCTAATTATTTTGGGTTGCTATATAATGCTGTGTTTAGTTTATTTCTGTTGAGCAGATACGCGTGGTTAAGGGTAAAATATGTTACTTTGGTTTTCATGTCCCCTATTTGTAATTCTGttgacaaataaatcatataGCTTATCAGActacttcctctttttctcGACAAACATGTGTAGGGTTGTTCAACCTTAGCGGAGGTATGCAGTCTACCTAGTGCTATTCTGGTTGTGAAAATCTGTTGTGACAGTCCTAGTCTGAACAGTCCATACAAACCTGTTTGTTGTCACCAGGTCAGTCATCTCTATCTTTACAAATCACAGACTAAACCTATTGTTGGTTAcacttgtatttttatttgggCCCGAGCGTCGAATGGTGCAAGGACAGTGCAGATGACACCAACATGGGGATCCTAAATACTATTCATCAGCTCCAAACGGAAACAATTCAAACTAATGGTTAAGTTAAAACTTTTATTACCAATATTATCAATTCAAAAGTTCTTGACTCAAGAGCCCACACTTACATACACTCAATCCACCAAAATAAACTAGTGTCACTAACCCTAAAACTAGGATTGAGAGCATATAATAGAGTCACCTAAAAATTGTCAGCTTCAATTGCTCATGCAGATTACCAAATACAATACCACATGCGTTGGTTAGTCATTTCAAACATGGCCATGAAACAGGGGCGATGTACAATGAGAGA contains the following coding sequences:
- the LOC118282748 gene encoding putative methyltransferase DDB_G0268948; translated protein: MAYRLFEGKKHAALYLKYRVSPSDHLIQQVLGFLEKQKGRPFELAVDVGCGSGQGTLLLAKHFASVVGTDVSPAQLELALQHAQQANITYRECVAEELPFADSSVDLVTAMTAFHWFDRPRFLQEAHRVLKPRGCLALLSYTMDIELSYRDCCAHTLNQVSQEFYAALKPYRNPHLGPSSIDLYRAAYESIPYPDKEWQECVWVRRTMPLSSYMGMLESFSSYQILLRDDPQKATDLSQDICQKLMSAMQVTSAEAEVGVAVKYFYLLACKPQDA